The Gemmatimonadota bacterium genome has a window encoding:
- a CDS encoding SIR2 family protein: protein MILVFVGAGGSAAVDPEQYPTTVEFFSRLPDNIKKDPLFFQVCEFLKIQKDEQPIDIEEILWTLDELATLRHRCLSVCDPKKIFGWLLHDRMSGILTEATNIIASFLHQMNGSGWNKIENLKDDINALVYDLYATPPDKDKLSNWVQLLQGLVQYDSNIEIFTTNYDRVLEQVIDVGKINLETGLKSNVDSLILDTSIWDTPGVPYNNHGRLTKLHGSVNWQRSNDGIIISNPIFTGNHQQHSILYPGYKGVPNEEPFTKFHEHLQAVVQQASAAIFIGYAFRDDYINTILSELPSEIPKFVINKDDALPDFSFLDECQHLKNGLTEESVNIFPGPIRPSRA, encoded by the coding sequence ATGATTCTTGTTTTCGTAGGTGCAGGAGGATCTGCCGCTGTTGATCCCGAACAGTATCCAACCACTGTCGAGTTTTTCAGTCGTCTCCCCGATAATATTAAAAAGGACCCTTTATTTTTTCAAGTCTGTGAATTCTTAAAGATTCAGAAAGATGAACAGCCCATAGATATTGAGGAAATATTGTGGACTTTGGATGAATTGGCTACACTTCGGCACCGTTGTTTGTCCGTATGTGATCCTAAAAAAATATTTGGATGGCTTCTACATGATCGCATGAGCGGCATCCTTACAGAAGCTACTAATATTATTGCATCGTTTCTGCATCAGATGAACGGTTCAGGATGGAATAAAATTGAAAATCTAAAAGATGACATCAATGCCTTAGTGTATGACTTATATGCAACACCTCCCGACAAAGACAAGCTATCGAATTGGGTACAATTACTTCAAGGGCTCGTGCAATATGACTCAAATATCGAAATATTCACGACAAACTATGATCGAGTGCTGGAACAGGTTATTGATGTGGGCAAGATAAATTTGGAAACAGGTCTAAAGAGCAATGTTGATAGCCTGATATTGGACACCTCCATCTGGGATACCCCCGGGGTTCCTTACAATAATCATGGACGGTTGACCAAGCTGCATGGGTCTGTGAACTGGCAACGTAGCAACGACGGCATTATCATAAGTAATCCCATTTTCACGGGAAACCATCAACAGCATTCAATCTTGTATCCAGGATATAAAGGAGTGCCTAACGAGGAACCCTTCACCAAATTTCATGAGCACCTGCAAGCTGTAGTACAACAAGCGAGTGCGGCAATTTTTATTGGGTATGCTTTTCGCGATGACTATATCAATACCATTCTCTCCGAACTCCCTTCAGAGATTCCAAAATTCGTTATCAACAAAGATGATGCACTCCCCGATTTCTCTTTTTTAGATGAGTGTCAGCATCTTAAAAATGGACTCACGGAAGAGTCAGTTAATATCTTTCCTGGACCAATTCGTCCGAGCCGTGCTTAA
- a CDS encoding N-6 DNA methylase: MLDTDTKRRIDTARDILVGKVPDPKSQVEQITIALIYKFMDDLDAESEELGGERQFFAGEFARFGWAKLMRSGLGGHEMLNLYADAITRMPENPGIPLLFRDIFKNAFLPYRDPETLRAFLKIIDEFEYDHSERLGDAFEYLLSVLGSQGDAGQFRTPRHIIDFIVTVIDPKKDESVLDPACGTAGFLISSYKHIRKANTNEQGQITLTPDERGRLADNFKGYDISPDMVRLSLVNMYLHGFADPHISEYDTLTSEEYWNEYADVILANPPFMSPKGGIRPHNRFSVQSRRSEVLFVDYMAEHLTPAGRAGIIVPEGIIFQSQNAHKQLRKMLVEEFLVAVVSLPAGVFNPYSGVKTSILILDKVLAKKTDHIAFFKVENDGFDLGAQRREIDKNDLPQVAEELCEYLARLRADETVDDPQLTLNVAKPEAQYTTDKPITHRLVVEKSKVAEGGEYNLSGERYRGSAVRLSQFPIVPLGEVAEVISGQSPPGKSYNDTGVGTPFYQGKTEFGQMFIGKPTKWTTDPRRFAEKGDILMSVRAPVGPVNLTTQRICIGRGLAAIRPIKNLLLTAYIFYVLHSLESEITGSTGSAFSSINKSDIQIIQIPLPPLEVQREIVSEIEDYQRVIDGARAVVENYRPNIAVDPEWPMVEVREACVVNPRKSDIAAMDGAKIVSFVPMSDMGENRMYFEAKDYKCLKEVGSSYTYFKDNDVLIAKVTPCFENGKAGIAKGLSNGIGFGSSEFYVLRPTEEVLPEWIFLCVATPAFRRWATPQMTGTGGLQRVPRRAVESYKIPLPASNIQQQIVAEIESEQVLVETNLKLIERFEKKIQDAVGRVWGESFT, encoded by the coding sequence ATGCTCGATACAGATACCAAACGCCGTATTGACACTGCCCGCGATATTCTGGTGGGCAAAGTACCCGATCCCAAGAGTCAGGTTGAGCAGATCACCATAGCACTGATCTACAAATTCATGGACGACCTGGACGCCGAAAGTGAAGAACTCGGAGGAGAACGACAATTCTTCGCCGGAGAGTTCGCCCGTTTCGGTTGGGCAAAGCTGATGCGCTCTGGCTTGGGTGGACACGAAATGCTCAATCTCTACGCCGATGCCATTACCAGGATGCCAGAAAACCCAGGTATTCCACTTCTATTTCGGGACATTTTTAAGAATGCCTTTTTGCCCTACCGCGACCCCGAAACCCTGCGCGCCTTTCTCAAAATCATTGATGAGTTTGAATACGATCACTCCGAACGGCTCGGCGATGCTTTCGAATATTTGCTCTCTGTACTCGGTTCTCAGGGAGATGCCGGACAGTTCCGCACACCGCGCCACATTATCGACTTCATCGTCACTGTCATCGACCCCAAAAAAGACGAAAGCGTACTCGACCCCGCCTGCGGCACCGCCGGGTTTTTAATCTCATCCTACAAGCACATACGCAAAGCCAACACCAACGAACAGGGCCAAATTACGCTTACACCAGACGAGCGAGGGAGACTGGCGGACAATTTTAAGGGCTACGACATATCGCCCGATATGGTGCGTTTATCACTCGTGAATATGTACCTGCACGGCTTTGCCGACCCGCATATATCTGAATACGACACCCTGACCAGCGAGGAATACTGGAACGAATACGCCGATGTCATTCTCGCCAATCCGCCATTCATGTCGCCAAAAGGGGGCATCCGTCCACACAACCGCTTCTCCGTTCAATCCAGACGCAGCGAAGTGCTATTTGTCGATTATATGGCCGAACATCTAACGCCTGCAGGACGCGCCGGTATCATCGTTCCCGAAGGCATTATCTTCCAGAGTCAGAACGCACACAAACAACTCCGCAAGATGCTGGTGGAAGAATTTCTCGTCGCCGTCGTCTCACTCCCCGCTGGCGTATTCAATCCGTACTCAGGCGTCAAAACTTCCATTCTCATACTGGACAAAGTACTGGCGAAAAAGACTGACCACATCGCCTTCTTCAAGGTAGAAAACGACGGTTTTGATTTGGGCGCACAACGGCGGGAGATTGACAAAAACGACCTGCCGCAAGTAGCAGAGGAACTTTGCGAATATCTTGCGCGACTACGGGCGGACGAAACAGTGGATGACCCCCAACTCACACTAAATGTCGCAAAACCTGAAGCGCAATACACAACCGATAAACCCATCACACACAGACTCGTCGTTGAGAAATCAAAAGTAGCTGAGGGTGGGGAATATAACTTGAGTGGAGAGCGGTATCGAGGGAGTGCAGTTCGTCTGTCGCAATTTCCTATCGTACCATTGGGTGAAGTGGCGGAAGTCATTTCTGGACAATCACCGCCCGGAAAGTCCTACAATGATACTGGGGTAGGGACGCCGTTCTATCAAGGCAAAACTGAGTTTGGACAAATGTTTATCGGGAAACCCACAAAATGGACGACGGATCCGCGAAGATTTGCTGAGAAAGGCGATATTCTTATGTCCGTGCGTGCTCCTGTTGGACCTGTCAACCTAACAACACAGCGTATCTGTATCGGACGGGGACTCGCCGCTATTAGACCAATCAAAAATCTGCTACTCACTGCCTATATTTTCTATGTTCTCCATAGCTTGGAATCAGAAATAACCGGAAGCACAGGATCAGCATTCTCATCAATAAACAAGAGCGACATCCAGATCATCCAAATCCCCCTACCGCCACTTGAAGTGCAACGGGAAATCGTCTCGGAAATAGAGGACTATCAGCGAGTGATTGACGGGGCGCGGGCAGTGGTGGAGAACTATCGACCGAACATTGCGGTTGATCCTGAGTGGCCTATGGTGGAAGTCAGAGAAGCCTGTGTTGTAAACCCGCGAAAATCAGATATAGCAGCAATGGATGGCGCAAAAATCGTTTCCTTTGTACCGATGTCCGATATGGGCGAAAATAGGATGTACTTTGAGGCCAAGGATTACAAATGTCTGAAAGAGGTTGGTTCCAGCTATACATATTTCAAGGACAATGACGTACTAATTGCAAAAGTGACGCCATGTTTTGAAAACGGCAAAGCGGGAATTGCCAAAGGCTTGAGCAACGGAATCGGCTTCGGTTCAAGTGAGTTCTATGTGCTGAGACCAACTGAGGAAGTACTCCCCGAATGGATATTTCTGTGCGTCGCTACTCCTGCATTCCGCAGATGGGCAACACCGCAAATGACGGGGACGGGGGGATTGCAACGGGTACCGAGGCGGGCGGTAGAAAGCTACAAAATACCTCTTCCCGCTTCGAATATTCAGCAACAAATCGTCGCCGAAATCGAATCTGAGCAGGTACTGGTGGAGACCAACCTCAAGTTGATTGAACGATTCGAGAAGAAGATACAGGATGCGGTGGGGAGGGTATGGGGGGAAAGCTTTACTTAA